Proteins encoded in a region of the Procambarus clarkii isolate CNS0578487 chromosome 28, FALCON_Pclarkii_2.0, whole genome shotgun sequence genome:
- the LOC138369491 gene encoding platelet binding protein GspB-like, with translation MNVAEWLLEHICLHILDYHITFLVVRSKAAAFSVVRSKAAAFSVVRSKAAAFSVVRSKAAAFSVVRSKAAAFSVVRSKAAAFSVVRSKAAAFSVVRSKAAAFSVVRSKAASFSVVRSKAAAFSVVRSKAAAFSVVRSKAAAFSVVRSKVAAFSVVRSKAAAFSVVRSKAAAFSVVRSKAASFSVVRSKAAAFSVVRSKAAAFSVVRSKAASFSVVRSKAAAFSVVRSKVTAFSVIRSKAAAFSVVRSKAAAFSVVRSKVAAFSVVRSKAAAFSVVRSKAAAFSVVRSKAAAFSVVRSKAAAFSVVRSKAAAFSVVRSKVAAFSVVRSKAAAFSVVRSKAAAFSVVRSKAASFSVVRSKAAAFSVVRSKAAAFSVVRSKAAAFSVVRSKAAAFSVVRSKATAFSVVRSKAAAFSVVRSKAAAFSVVRSKVAAFSVVRSKAAAFSVVRSKAAAFSVVRSKAASFSVVRSKAAAFSVVRSKAAAFSVARSKAASFSVVRSKAAAFSVVRSKVTAFSVIRSKAAAFSVVRSKAAAFSVVRSKAAAFSVVRSKVAAFSVVRSKAAAFSVVRSKAAAFSVVRSKAAAFSVVRSKAAAFSVVRSKAAAFSVVRSKVAAFSVVRSKAAAFSVVRSKAAAFSVVRSKAASFSVVRSKAAAFSVVRSKAAAFSVVRSKVTAFSVVRSKASAFSVVRSKVTAFSVVRSKVAAFSVVRIKQHPSVLLLETAAVSTAINKKEHKN, from the coding sequence ATGAACGTTGCTGAATGGTTGCTCGAACATATCTGCTTACATATTTTAGATTATCATATAACTTTCCTTGTTGTTAGAAGTAAAGCcgcagccttcagtgttgttagaAGTAAAGCcgcagccttcagtgttgttagaAGTAAAGCcgcagccttcagtgttgttagaAGTAAAGCcgcagccttcagtgttgttagaAGTAAAGCcgcagccttcagtgttgttagaAGTAAAGCcgcagccttcagtgttgttagaAGTAAAGCCGCAGCCTTCAGTGTAGTTAGAAGTAAAGCCGCAGCCTTCAGTGTAGTTAGAAGTAAAGCCGCATCCTTCAGTGTTGTTAGAAGTAAAGCcgcagccttcagtgttgttagaAGTAAAGCcgcagccttcagtgttgttagaAGTAAAGCcgcagccttcagtgttgttagaAGTAAAGTcgcagccttcagtgttgttagaAGTAAAGCCGCAGCCTTCAGTGTAGTTAGAAGTAAAGCCGCAGCCTTCAGTGTAGTTAGAAGTAAAGCCGCATCCTTCAGTGTTGTTAGAAGTAAAGCcgcagccttcagtgttgttagaAGTAAAGCcgcagccttcagtgttgttagaAGTAAAGCCGCATCCTTCAGTGTAGTTAGAAGTAAAGCcgcagccttcagtgttgttagaAGTAAAGTCACAGCCTTCAGTGTTATTAGAAGTAAAGCcgcagccttcagtgttgttagaAGTAAAGCcgcagccttcagtgttgttagaAGTAAAGTcgcagccttcagtgttgttagaAGTAAAGCCGCAGCCTTCAGTGTAGTTAGAAGTAAAGCCGCAGCCTTCAGTGTAGTTAGAAGTAAAGCCGCAGCCTTCAGTGTAGTTAGAAGTAAAGCCGCAGCCTTCAGTGTAGTTAGAAGTAAAGCcgcagccttcagtgttgttagaAGTAAAGTcgcagccttcagtgttgttagaAGTAAAGCcgcagccttcagtgttgttagaAGTAAAGCcgcagccttcagtgttgttagaAGTAAAGCCGCATCCTTCAGTGTAGTTAGAAGTAAAGCcgcagccttcagtgttgttagaAGTAAAGCcgcagccttcagtgttgttagaAGTAAAGCcgcagccttcagtgttgttagaAGTAAAGCcgcagccttcagtgttgttagaAGTAAAGCcacagccttcagtgttgttagaAGTAAAGCcgcagccttcagtgttgttagaAGTAAAGCcgcagccttcagtgttgttagaAGTAAAGTcgcagccttcagtgttgttagaAGTAAAGCCGCAGCCTTCAGTGTAGTTAGAAGTAAAGCCGCAGCCTTCAGTGTAGTTAGAAGTAAAGCCGCATCCTTCAGTGTTGTTAGAAGTAAAGCcgcagccttcagtgttgttagaAGTAAAGCCGCAGCCTTCAGTGTTGCTAGAAGTAAAGCCGCATCCTTCAGTGTAGTTAGAAGTAAAGCcgcagccttcagtgttgttagaAGTAAAGTCACAGCCTTCAGTGTTATTAGAAGTAAAGCcgcagccttcagtgttgttagaAGTAAAGCcgcagccttcagtgttgttagaAGTAAAGCcgcagccttcagtgttgttagaAGTAAAGTcgcagccttcagtgttgttagaAGTAAAGCCGCAGCCTTCAGTGTAGTTAGAAGTAAAGCCGCAGCCTTCAGTGTAGTTAGAAGTAAAGCCGCAGCCTTCAGTGTAGTTAGAAGTAAAGCCGCAGCCTTCAGTGTAGTTAGAAGTAAAGCcgcagccttcagtgttgttagaAGTAAAGTcgcagccttcagtgttgttagaAGTAAAGCcgcagccttcagtgttgttagaAGTAAAGCcgcagccttcagtgttgttagaAGTAAAGCCGCATCCTTCAGTGTAGTTAGAAGTAAAGCcgcagccttcagtgttgttagaAGTAAAGCcgcagccttcagtgttgttagaAGTAAAGTcacagccttcagtgttgttagaAGTAAAGCctcagccttcagtgttgttagaAGTAAAGTcacagccttcagtgttgttagaAGTAAAGTCGCAGCCTTCAGTGTAGTTAGAATAAAGCAACATCCTTCAGTGTTGTTGCTAGAAACTGCCGCAGTCTCTACTGCTATAAATaagaaagaacataagaattaa
- the LOC138369492 gene encoding fibroin heavy chain-like: MGLHASSVASGVASSVASGVASSVASGVDSGVASSVASSVDSGVVSSVDSGVDSGVASSVASSVASGVASSVASGVDSGVASSVASSVDSGVASSVASSVDSGVASSVSCGVASSVGCSVASSVGCGVASSVDNGVASSVGCGVASSVGCGVASSVGCGVASSVDSGVASGGGSGVGSSVDSCVDSGVANSVDKGVASSVCSGVASSVDSGVANSVDSGVASSVDSGVASSVGCGVASSVDSGVASSVDSGVASSVDSGVASSVDSGVASSVDSGVASSVGCGVACTVGCGVASSVDSGVASSVDSGVASSVDSGVASSVDSGVASRIDSGVASSVDSGVASSVDSGVASSVGSGVASSVGSGVASSVDSGVASSVDSGVASSVGCGVASSVDNGVASSVGCGVASSVKSGVASSVDSGVASSIGCGVASSVDNGVASSVDSGVASSVDSGVASSVGCGVASSVDNGVASSVKSGVASSVDTGVASSIGCGVASSVDNGVASSVDSGVASSVDSGVASSVGCGVASSVDNGVASSVGCGVASSVDSGVASSVGCGVASSVGCGVASSVDSGVASSVDSGVASSVGCGVASSVDNGVASSVDSGVASSVDSGVASSVGCGVASSVDSFVASSVGCGVASSVDSGVASSVGCGVASSVDSGVASSVDSGVASSVGCGVASSVDNGVASSVGCGVASSVDSGVASSVGCGVASSVGCGVASSVDSGVASSVDSGVASSVGCGVASSVDNGVASSVDSGVASSVDSGVASSVGCGVASSVDSGVASSVGCGVASSVDSGVASSVGCGVASSVDSGVASSVDSGVASSVGCGVASSVDNGVASSVGCGVASSVDSGVASSVGCGVASSVGCGVASSVDSGVASSVDSGVASSVGCGVASSVDNGVASSVDSGVASSVDSGVASSVGCGVASSVDSGVASSVGCGVASSVDSGVASSVGCGVASILHFSVCSSFLECPL; the protein is encoded by the exons ATGGGATTACACGCAAG tagtgtggccagtggtgtggccagtagtgtggccagtggtgtggccagtagTGTGGCCAGTGGTGTGGACAGTGGTGTGGCCAGTAGTGTGGCCAGTAGTGTGGACAGtggtgtggtcagtagtgtggaCAGTGGTGTGGACAGTGGTGTGGCCAGTAGTGTGGCCAGTAGTGTGGccagtggtgtggccagtagTGTGGCCAGTGGTGTGGACAGTGGTGTGGCCAGTAGTGTGGCCAGTAGTGTGGACAGTGGTGTGGCCAGTAGTGTGGCCAGTAGTGTGGACAGTGGTGTGGCCAGTAGTGTAAGCTGTGGTGTGGCCAGTAGTGTAGGCTGTAGTGTGGCCAGTAGTGTAGGCTGTGGTGTGGCCAGTAGTGTGGACAATGGTGTGGCCAGTAGTGTAGGCTGTGGTGTGGCCAGTAGTGTAGGCTGTGGTGTGGCCAGTAGTGTAGGCTGTGGTGTGGCCAGTAGTGTGgacagtggtgtggccagtggTGGAGGCAGTGGTGTGGGCAGTAGTGTAGACAGTTGTGTAGACAGTGGTGTGGCCAATAGTGTGGACAAGGGTGTGGCCAGTAGTGTATGCAGTGGTGTGGCCAGTAGTGTAGACAGTGGTGTGGCCAATAGTGTAGACAGTGGTGTGGCCAGTAGTGTAGACAGTGGTGTGGCCAGTAGTGTAGGTTGTGGTGTGGCCAGTAGTGTAGACAGTGGTGTGGCCAGTAGTGTAGACAGTGGTGTGGCCAGTAGTGTAGACAGTGGTGTGGCCAGTAGTGTAGATAGTGGTGTGGCCAGTAGTGTAGACAGTGGTGTGGCCAGTAGTGTAGGTTGTGGTGTAGCCTGTACTGTAGGTTGTGGTGTGGCCAGTAGTGTAGACAGTGGTGTGGCCAGTAGTGTAGACAGTGGTGTGGCCAGTAGTGTAGACAGTGGTGTGGCCAGTAGTGTAGACAGTGGTGTGGCCAGTAGGATAGACAGTGGTGTTGCCAGTAGTGTAGACAGTGGTGTGGCCAGTAGTGTAGATAGTGGTGTGGCCAGTAGTGTAGGCAGTGGTGTGGCCAGTAGTGTAGGCAGTGGTGTGGCCAGTAGTGTAGATAGTGGTGTGGCCAGTAGTGTAGACAGTGGTGTGGCCAGTAGTGTAGGCTGTGGTGTGGCCAGTAGTGTAGACAATGGTGTGGCCAGTAGTGTAGGCTGTGGTGTGGCCAGTAGTGTAAAGAGTGGTGTGGCCAGTAGTGTAGACAGTGGTGTGGCCAGTAGTATAGGTTGTGGTGTGGCCAGTAGTGTAGACAATGGTGTGGCCAGTAGTGTAGACAGTGGTGTGGCCAGTAGTGTAGACAGTGGTGTGGCCAGTAGTGTAGGTTGTGGTGTGGCCAGTAGTGTAGACAATGGTGTGGCCAGTAGTGTAAAGAGTGGTGTGGCCAGTAGTGTAGACACTGGTGTGGCCAGTAGTATAGGTTGTGGTGTGGCCAGTAGTGTAGACAATGGTGTGGCCAGTAGTGTAGACAGTGGTGTGGCCAGTAGTGTAGACAGTGGTGTGGCCAGTAGTGTAGGTTGTGGTGTGGCCAGTAGTGTAGACAATGGTGTGGCCAGTAGTGTAGGCTGTGGTGTGGCCAGTAGTGTAGACAGTGGTGTGGCCAGTAGTGTAGGCTGTGGTGTGGCCAGTAGTGTAGGCTGTGGTGTGGCCAGTAGTGTAGACAGTGGTGTGGCCAGTAGTGTAGACAGTGGTGTGGCCAGTAGTGTAGGTTGTGGTGTGGCCAGTAGTGTAGACAATGGTGTGGCCAGTAGTGTAGACAGTGGTGTGGCCAGTAGTGTAGACAGTGGTGTGGCCAGTAGTGTAGGCTGTGGTGTGGCCAGTAGTGTAGACAGTTTTGTGGCCAGTAGTGTAGGCTGTGGTGTGGCCAGTAGTGTAGACAGTGGTGTGGCCAGTAGTGTAGGCTGTGGTGTGGCCAGTAGTGTAGACAGTGGTGTGGCCAGTAGTGTAGACAGTGGTGTGGCCAGTAGTGTAGGTTGTGGTGTGGCCAGTAGTGTAGACAATGGTGTGGCCAGTAGTGTAGGCTGTGGTGTGGCCAGTAGTGTAGACAGTGGTGTGGCCAGTAGTGTAGGCTGTGGTGTGGCCAGTAGTGTAGGCTGTGGTGTGGCCAGTAGTGTAGACAGTGGTGTGGCCAGTAGTGTAGACAGTGGTGTGGCCAGTAGTGTAGGTTGTGGTGTGGCCAGTAGTGTAGACAATGGTGTGGCCAGTAGTGTAGACAGTGGTGTGGCCAGTAGTGTAGACAGTGGTGTGGCCAGTAGTGTAGGCTGTGGTGTGGCCAGTAGTGTAGACAGTGGTGTGGCCAGTAGTGTAGGCTGTGGTGTGGCCAGTAGTGTAGACAGTGGTGTGGCCAGTAGTGTAGGCTGTGGTGTGGCCAGTAGTGTAGACAGTGGTGTGGCCAGTAGTGTAGACAGTGGTGTGGCCAGTAGTGTAGGTTGTGGTGTGGCCAGTAGTGTAGACAATGGTGTGGCCAGTAGTGTAGGCTGTGGTGTGGCCAGTAGTGTAGACAGTGGTGTGGCCAGTAGTGTAGGCTGTGGTGTGGCCAGTAGTGTAGGCTGTGGTGTGGCCAGTAGTGTAGACAGTGGTGTGGCCAGTAGTGTAGACAGTGGTGTGGCCAGTAGTGTAGGTTGTGGTGTGGCCAGTAGTGTAGACAATGGTGTGGCCAGTAGTGTAGACAGTGGTGTGGCCAGTAGTGTAGACAGTGGTGTGGCCAGTAGTGTAGGCTGTGGTGTGGCCAGTAGTGTAGACAGTGGTGTGGCCAGTAGTGTAGGCTGTGGTGTGGCCAGTAGTGTAGACAGTGGTGTGGCCAGTAGTGTAGGCTGTGGTGTGGCCAGTATTTTGCAtttttcagtttgctcttcttttctagaatgtcctctttga